In a single window of the Candidatus Margulisiibacteriota bacterium genome:
- a CDS encoding adenine phosphoribosyltransferase — MDLKKWVRDIPDFPKKGIIFKDITPLLNNAKAFRSTIKQMADALNKVDFDVIAGVESRGFIFAAALAYKCKKRFVPIRKKNKLPHEVHSMEYDLEYGKDILEIHKDALTKKDKVVVVDDVLATGGTIHAIEKLLQLTNAQTKAIVFLMELDFLKGRSKLSCKKIVSLIHY, encoded by the coding sequence ATGGACTTAAAAAAATGGGTAAGAGATATCCCTGACTTTCCAAAAAAAGGTATCATATTCAAAGACATTACACCTTTACTTAACAATGCCAAAGCCTTCCGCAGCACAATAAAACAAATGGCTGATGCACTTAATAAGGTGGATTTCGACGTAATAGCCGGAGTCGAATCGCGCGGTTTTATTTTTGCAGCAGCGCTGGCCTATAAATGCAAAAAACGTTTTGTCCCGATCAGAAAGAAAAACAAACTGCCCCATGAGGTCCACTCCATGGAATATGATCTGGAATATGGTAAAGATATTCTGGAAATCCATAAGGACGCGTTAACCAAAAAGGACAAGGTGGTAGTAGTGGATGACGTTCTGGCTACAGGTGGAACAATTCATGCTATAGAAAAACTTTTGCAGCTTACCAATGCTCAAACCAAGGCTATAGTTTTTTTAATGGAGCTTGATTTCTTAAAAGGCA
- a CDS encoding chemotaxis protein CheA, translating to MQEKIDQLALDVNFLDASDIQTIKCVHDDLVDVRRDIGSKNELIDKLLATVINFVSGVIEGSISFESLEDRVSSLINILILNEGELTTKKKKIALSAELENNIRQVIEKFTLNETGMSSIRETEKKESDQKASVDDGMDFINDKQLFIDFIVEARDHLAVIEESILGLEENPHDSGKIDAIFRAFHTIKGVALFLRLKQIGELAHKTESALDKVRNKVVPFSSHVADVMFSVRDKIISMMDALEQNLAKDLLKESEFELFDILNDVDNIFNIKAEADKSPESKSEDIVKKNDHTSNIDNSIKVDYLKIDHLINYTGELLIAQSLLWNNNYILGNNDQKFLNIIEQIKRISSELQKISLSMRMVPIKQTFSKMQRIVRDLSHKLQKQVKVVLIGEDTELDRSLIESINDPLVHLVRNSIDHGLENPEERKKSGKPEFGTIHLKAYHQGGSIVIEVSDDGKGLNKERILAKALEKELIKDSTGMSDQSIWQLIMEPGFSTAENLTDVSGRGVGMDVVKSNVDKLRGRVDIYSKSGEGTTMTLRIPLTLAIILGMIVTIGGEYYIIPLQTIMDILRPQPGQIHSVEHKNEVLLMRGETIPIIRLYKMLNIENARTNPNDALLIVVEFEGKHKALMVDDILGQQEVVIKSIYESLNERKFFSGCSILGNGKASLILNMGRFFSLE from the coding sequence TTGCAGGAAAAAATCGATCAGCTAGCTTTAGACGTAAATTTTTTGGACGCCAGTGATATTCAAACTATCAAATGTGTTCATGATGATCTTGTGGACGTTCGTCGTGATATAGGGTCAAAAAATGAACTTATCGACAAGCTGCTGGCAACTGTTATCAATTTTGTCAGTGGAGTGATCGAAGGTAGTATTTCTTTCGAATCGCTTGAAGACAGAGTTTCATCCTTAATTAATATACTGATCCTAAATGAAGGTGAGTTAACCACAAAAAAGAAAAAAATAGCATTATCTGCTGAACTTGAGAATAATATTCGACAGGTAATTGAAAAATTTACCTTGAATGAAACAGGTATGAGCAGTATTCGGGAAACTGAAAAAAAGGAAAGTGATCAGAAAGCGAGCGTAGATGACGGCATGGACTTCATTAATGATAAACAGCTGTTTATCGATTTTATTGTAGAAGCAAGGGATCATTTGGCGGTTATTGAAGAAAGCATTCTGGGCCTGGAGGAAAATCCACATGACAGCGGCAAAATTGACGCGATTTTCAGGGCTTTTCATACGATTAAAGGTGTAGCCTTATTTTTAAGGCTCAAACAAATCGGGGAACTGGCTCATAAAACCGAAAGTGCTCTGGATAAGGTAAGGAATAAAGTTGTCCCTTTCAGTTCTCATGTGGCTGATGTTATGTTTAGCGTCCGCGACAAGATTATTTCGATGATGGATGCTTTGGAACAAAACCTCGCCAAAGATTTATTGAAAGAAAGCGAATTTGAACTGTTTGATATATTGAACGATGTAGATAATATTTTTAACATAAAAGCTGAGGCTGATAAATCTCCGGAGTCTAAAAGTGAGGATATTGTTAAAAAGAATGACCATACTTCCAATATTGATAATTCCATAAAAGTTGATTACTTAAAAATAGATCATTTAATAAATTATACCGGGGAATTGCTTATAGCTCAGTCTTTATTGTGGAATAATAACTATATTCTGGGTAATAATGATCAGAAATTTTTAAATATAATAGAACAAATCAAACGAATATCATCAGAGCTGCAAAAAATCAGTTTAAGCATGAGGATGGTACCGATTAAACAAACATTTTCCAAAATGCAGCGGATTGTTCGGGACTTGTCACACAAACTGCAAAAACAGGTAAAAGTAGTGCTTATCGGTGAGGACACCGAACTGGACAGGTCTCTCATCGAATCTATTAATGATCCGTTGGTACATTTGGTCAGAAACTCAATTGATCATGGTCTGGAAAACCCGGAGGAGAGGAAAAAATCCGGCAAACCTGAATTCGGGACCATTCACCTTAAAGCTTATCATCAGGGTGGCAGTATTGTAATCGAAGTCAGCGACGACGGGAAAGGTCTGAATAAAGAAAGAATTCTGGCCAAAGCCCTTGAAAAAGAGCTGATAAAAGATTCTACCGGTATGAGCGATCAGTCCATCTGGCAGCTTATTATGGAGCCGGGTTTTTCTACTGCGGAAAATCTAACGGATGTATCCGGCAGGGGTGTGGGTATGGATGTCGTCAAATCTAATGTCGACAAACTGCGCGGGCGAGTAGATATTTATTCGAAAAGCGGCGAGGGCACCACCATGACCTTACGTATACCTTTAACGCTGGCGATAATCCTTGGTATGATTGTAACCATAGGCGGTGAGTACTATATAATTCCTTTACAAACGATTATGGATATTTTACGGCCTCAACCCGGACAAATTCATTCAGTGGAACATAAGAATGAGGTGCTGCTGATGAGAGGGGAAACAATCCCTATCATCAGATTATACAAGATGTTAAATATTGAAAATGCCCGGACCAATCCTAATGATGCTCTGCTGATTGTAGTTGAATTCGAGGGCAAACATAAAGCTCTGATGGTTGATGATATTCTGGGGCAACAGGAAGTTGTAATAAAATCTATTTATGAAAGCCTCAATGAAAGAAAGTTTTTCTCAGGTTGTTCTATATTAGGGAATGGTAAAGCAAGCTTAATTTTGAATATGGGAAGATTTTTTTCTCTGGAATAG